In one Parvibaculum sp. genomic region, the following are encoded:
- a CDS encoding TRAP transporter substrate-binding protein has product MKRRSFLAGAGTAALAAASMPAPAIAQGASRQLKMVTTWPKNYPGLGTSAERLATRIHEMTEGKIDIKVFAAGELVPALESFDAVSSGAADIYHGAEYYWQGKSKAYNFFTAVPYGMTANEINGWIYHGGGQQLWDNLAKGFNIKPFMAANTGVQLSGWYRNEINSLDDLKGLKIRMPGLGGEVMRRLGAAAVTLPGPDIFPALQNRTIDAAEWVAPWNDMAFGFYRIAKFYYWPGFHEPGSSLAAGFNLKVWESFTPQQQAVVRAACAAENDYTLAEYTHHNGRALKTLVEQHGVQMRKFPADVLAGFKKASREVLEDAAASDPVTAEIYASFREALEISEEWTRIGDEGFVEARRN; this is encoded by the coding sequence ATGAAGCGCCGTTCGTTTCTGGCGGGAGCCGGCACAGCCGCCCTCGCCGCCGCGTCCATGCCCGCGCCCGCCATCGCGCAGGGCGCGTCGCGGCAACTGAAAATGGTCACCACCTGGCCGAAAAACTATCCGGGCCTCGGCACCTCCGCCGAACGGCTGGCGACGCGCATTCACGAAATGACCGAAGGCAAGATCGACATCAAGGTCTTCGCGGCCGGCGAACTGGTGCCCGCGCTTGAATCCTTCGACGCCGTTTCGAGCGGTGCCGCCGACATCTATCACGGCGCGGAGTATTACTGGCAGGGCAAGTCGAAGGCCTACAACTTCTTCACCGCCGTGCCCTACGGCATGACCGCCAACGAAATCAACGGCTGGATCTATCACGGCGGCGGCCAGCAGCTCTGGGACAATCTCGCCAAGGGCTTCAATATCAAGCCGTTCATGGCCGCCAACACCGGCGTGCAGCTTTCCGGCTGGTACCGCAACGAAATCAATTCGCTCGACGACCTGAAAGGTCTGAAAATCCGCATGCCGGGTCTCGGCGGCGAAGTGATGCGCCGCCTTGGCGCCGCCGCCGTCACCTTGCCCGGCCCCGACATCTTCCCGGCCCTGCAAAACCGCACCATCGACGCCGCCGAATGGGTCGCGCCCTGGAACGACATGGCCTTCGGCTTCTATCGCATCGCGAAGTTCTACTACTGGCCGGGCTTCCACGAACCGGGATCGAGCCTCGCCGCCGGTTTCAATCTCAAAGTATGGGAAAGCTTCACCCCGCAGCAGCAAGCCGTCGTCCGCGCCGCCTGCGCCGCCGAAAACGACTACACGCTGGCCGAATACACCCACCACAATGGCCGCGCCCTGAAAACGCTGGTCGAACAGCACGGCGTCCAGATGCGCAAGTTCCCGGCCGACGTGCTGGCGGGTTTCAAGAAGGCCTCGCGCGAAGTGCTCGAAGACGCCGCCGCAAGCGATCCCGTCACCGCCGAAATCTATGCGAGCTTCCGCGAGGCCCTCGAAATCTCCGAGGAATGGACGCGCATCGGCGACGAAGGTTTCGTGGAGGCGCGCCGCAACTGA
- a CDS encoding arginyltransferase: MTDQSRIRFPQFYITTPQPCPYLAGHYEKKVFTHLLGDEPISLNNMLTQAGFRRSQNIAYRPACDNCSACVSVRVIVDRFRPGRTFRRLTARNADLTVGLRAPRATDEQYALLRRYLDSRHADGGMADMAPVDYVAMIEDTTVATRIAEYRLPHSSDADGPGPLVAAALTDTLDDGLSMVYSFYEPSETARSLGTWMVLDHIERARLLGLPYVYLGYWVDGSRKMAYKTRFRPLEALGFHGWTEMTPSAGDLNPAP; encoded by the coding sequence GTGACCGATCAATCCCGCATCCGCTTCCCGCAGTTCTACATCACGACGCCGCAGCCGTGCCCCTATCTGGCCGGCCACTACGAGAAGAAGGTCTTCACGCATCTCCTCGGCGACGAGCCCATCTCGCTGAATAATATGCTGACCCAGGCCGGCTTCCGCCGCAGCCAGAACATCGCTTACCGTCCGGCTTGCGACAACTGCTCCGCCTGCGTCTCGGTCCGCGTCATCGTCGACCGCTTCCGTCCCGGCCGCACCTTCCGCCGCCTGACCGCCCGCAACGCCGATCTCACGGTCGGCCTGCGTGCGCCCCGCGCCACCGACGAGCAATACGCGCTGCTGCGCCGCTATCTCGACAGCCGCCACGCCGATGGCGGCATGGCCGACATGGCGCCGGTCGACTATGTAGCGATGATCGAGGACACCACGGTCGCCACCCGCATCGCCGAATACCGGCTGCCGCACAGCAGCGACGCCGATGGTCCGGGGCCGCTGGTCGCCGCGGCGCTGACCGACACGCTCGATGACGGCCTGTCGATGGTCTACAGCTTCTACGAACCCTCCGAGACCGCCCGCAGCCTCGGCACATGGATGGTGCTCGACCACATCGAACGCGCCCGCCTGCTCGGCCTTCCTTACGTCTATCTCGGCTACTGGGTCGATGGCAGCCGCAAGATGGCCTACAAGACCCGCTTCCGGCCGCTCGAGGCGCTCGGTTTCCACGGCTGGACCGAGATGACGCCGTCCGCCGGCGATCTGAACCCCGCCCCCTAA